A genomic region of Pseudomonas frederiksbergensis contains the following coding sequences:
- the dnaG gene encoding DNA primase, producing the protein MAGLIPQSFIDDLLNRTDIVDVVSSRLQMKKAGKNYTACCPFHKEKTPSFSVSPDKQFYYCFGCGAGGNALGFIMDHDNLDFPQAVEELAKAAGMEIPREESGRPHKPRQPTDSPLYPLLTAAADFYRQALKSHPARKAAVDYLKGRGLTGEIARDFGLGFAPPGWDNLFKHLSSDTLQQKAMIDAGLLIENAETGKRYDRFRDRVMFPIRDSRGRIIAFGGRVLGDDKPKYLNSPETPVFHKGQELYGLYEARKNNRNLDEIIVVEGYMDVIALAQQGLRNAVATLGTATSEEHLKRLFRVVPNVLFCFDGDQAGRNAAWRALESTLSSLQDGRRARFLFLPEGEDPDTLIRSEGTDAFRARINQHAQPLADYFFQQLTEESDPRSLEGKAHMATLAAPLIDKVPGANLRTLMRQRLSEITGLNSEAVSQLVHSAPQDAPPAYDPGIDYDAMPDYSDYHQPQEAYIPQQEWTPKKPGSGGKKWDNKPWDKKGKRGGDRDQPRAPRIPAAVEPPTLAALRTLLHHPQLAEKVEDAGHFAAEDHSNTQLLVALLEAVQKNPKLNSFQLIARWHGTEQGRLLKALAEKEWLIEGDNLEQQFFDTITSLSARQRERNLEQLLRKARQSELSTEEKNQLRDLLSRNVSASNPTSSGA; encoded by the coding sequence ATGGCCGGGCTAATTCCCCAGAGCTTTATTGACGACCTTCTGAACCGCACCGACATCGTCGATGTGGTCAGCTCGCGCCTGCAAATGAAAAAAGCCGGCAAGAACTACACCGCCTGCTGCCCGTTCCACAAAGAAAAAACCCCCTCTTTCAGCGTCAGCCCGGACAAACAGTTCTATTACTGCTTTGGCTGCGGCGCTGGCGGCAATGCCCTCGGCTTCATCATGGACCACGACAACCTGGACTTCCCCCAGGCCGTCGAAGAACTGGCCAAAGCCGCCGGGATGGAAATACCCCGCGAGGAAAGCGGTCGCCCGCATAAACCGCGACAACCGACCGACTCGCCGCTCTACCCACTGTTGACCGCTGCTGCTGACTTCTACCGCCAAGCACTGAAAAGCCATCCCGCGCGAAAAGCGGCTGTCGATTATTTGAAGGGTCGCGGCCTGACCGGCGAGATCGCCCGCGATTTCGGCCTCGGCTTCGCACCTCCAGGCTGGGACAACCTGTTCAAACATCTGAGCAGCGACACCCTGCAACAAAAAGCCATGATCGACGCTGGCCTGCTGATCGAGAACGCCGAAACCGGCAAACGCTACGATCGCTTTCGCGACCGCGTGATGTTCCCGATTCGCGACAGCCGAGGGCGCATCATCGCGTTTGGCGGCCGGGTACTGGGCGACGACAAACCGAAATACCTGAACTCACCGGAAACCCCGGTATTTCATAAAGGCCAGGAACTCTACGGCCTGTATGAAGCACGCAAGAACAACCGCAATCTCGACGAGATCATCGTCGTCGAAGGCTACATGGACGTCATCGCCCTGGCCCAGCAAGGCTTGCGCAATGCCGTCGCCACGCTCGGCACCGCCACCAGCGAAGAACACTTGAAGCGGCTGTTTCGCGTAGTGCCCAACGTGCTGTTCTGCTTCGACGGCGACCAGGCCGGCCGCAATGCCGCGTGGCGCGCCCTGGAGTCAACGCTTTCAAGCCTGCAAGACGGACGGCGTGCGCGCTTCCTGTTCCTGCCCGAAGGCGAAGACCCGGACACGCTGATCCGCTCCGAAGGCACCGACGCCTTTCGCGCACGGATCAATCAGCACGCCCAGCCATTGGCAGACTATTTCTTTCAGCAACTGACCGAGGAATCCGATCCGCGCTCGCTCGAAGGCAAGGCCCACATGGCCACCCTCGCCGCGCCACTGATCGACAAAGTCCCGGGAGCCAACCTGCGCACCCTGATGCGCCAGCGCCTGAGCGAAATTACCGGCCTGAACAGTGAAGCCGTCAGTCAGCTGGTGCACAGCGCGCCGCAGGATGCGCCGCCTGCCTACGATCCAGGCATCGATTACGACGCCATGCCGGACTATTCCGACTACCACCAACCGCAAGAGGCCTATATACCTCAGCAGGAGTGGACGCCGAAAAAACCCGGCAGCGGCGGCAAGAAGTGGGATAACAAACCCTGGGACAAGAAAGGCAAACGTGGCGGTGATCGCGATCAACCTCGCGCCCCACGCATCCCGGCCGCGGTCGAGCCGCCAACACTGGCGGCCCTGCGCACCTTGCTGCACCACCCGCAACTGGCCGAAAAAGTTGAAGACGCCGGGCACTTCGCTGCCGAGGACCACTCCAACACACAATTGCTGGTGGCACTGCTCGAAGCCGTACAGAAGAATCCCAAGCTAAACTCATTTCAACTGATTGCTCGATGGCACGGCACCGAACAAGGACGACTGCTCAAGGCATTGGCAGAAAAGGAATGGCTGATTGAAGGAGATAACCTTGAACAACAGTTTTTCGACACCATTACTAGCTTGTCAGCCCGCCAACGCGAGCGAAATCTGGAACAACTTCTGAGAAAAGCACGTCAAAGCGAGCTGAGTACCGAAGAGAAAAATCAACTGCGCGACCTTTTAAGTCGCAATGTTTCCGCATCAAACCCGACCTCAAGTGGCGCGTGA
- the rpsU gene encoding 30S ribosomal protein S21, which yields MPAVKVKENEPFDVALRRFKRSCEKAGVLAEVRSREFYEKPTSERKRKAAAAVKRHAKKVQREQRRAVRLY from the coding sequence ATGCCAGCCGTCAAAGTTAAAGAGAACGAACCCTTCGACGTAGCTCTGCGTCGTTTCAAGCGCTCCTGCGAAAAAGCCGGTGTTCTGGCTGAAGTTCGTAGCCGCGAATTTTACGAGAAGCCGACTTCTGAGCGTAAGCGTAAAGCAGCAGCCGCTGTTAAGCGTCACGCCAAGAAAGTTCAGCGCGAACAGCGCCGCGCCGTTCGTCTGTACTAA
- the tsaD gene encoding tRNA (adenosine(37)-N6)-threonylcarbamoyltransferase complex transferase subunit TsaD, whose amino-acid sequence MLVLGLETSCDETGVALYDSEKGLLADALFSQIDLHRAYGGVVPELASRDHVKRMLPLIRQVLAEADCVPTEIDAIAYTAGPGLVGALLVGASCAQALAFAWGIPALGVHHMEGHLLAPMLEPQPPEFPFVALLVSGGHTQLVRVDGIGQYELLGETLDDAAGEAFDKTAKMMGMNYPGGPEIARLAAQGVVGRFVFPRPMCDRPGLDFSFSGLKTFALNTWQQCVSAGDDGEQTRSDISLAFQQAVVETLTIKCKRALKQAGLKRLVIAGGVSANKALRVSLEKMLGDMKGDVYYARPEFCTDNGAMIAFAGCQRLQAGQQESLAISVQARWPMEQLSPL is encoded by the coding sequence ATGCTAGTACTGGGATTAGAAACCTCCTGCGACGAAACCGGCGTCGCACTTTACGACAGTGAAAAAGGCCTGCTGGCCGATGCACTGTTCAGCCAGATCGACCTGCATCGCGCCTATGGTGGCGTGGTGCCGGAACTGGCGTCGCGTGACCACGTCAAGCGTATGCTGCCCTTGATTCGTCAGGTGTTGGCTGAAGCCGACTGCGTGCCGACCGAGATCGATGCCATCGCCTACACCGCGGGTCCTGGCCTGGTCGGTGCCTTGCTGGTGGGTGCTTCCTGCGCTCAGGCGCTGGCGTTTGCCTGGGGCATTCCGGCCTTGGGCGTGCACCATATGGAAGGCCATTTGCTGGCGCCGATGCTGGAGCCGCAACCACCTGAATTTCCGTTCGTCGCTTTGTTGGTGTCTGGTGGTCATACGCAACTGGTTCGGGTCGATGGTATCGGCCAATACGAGCTGTTGGGCGAGACCCTCGACGACGCAGCAGGTGAGGCGTTCGACAAGACCGCGAAGATGATGGGGATGAATTATCCCGGTGGTCCGGAAATCGCACGACTGGCCGCGCAAGGCGTTGTCGGACGTTTCGTGTTCCCGCGCCCGATGTGTGATCGGCCAGGCCTGGATTTCAGCTTCAGCGGCCTGAAAACCTTTGCCTTGAACACCTGGCAGCAGTGCGTCAGCGCTGGGGACGACGGCGAGCAAACCCGCAGCGACATCTCGCTGGCCTTCCAGCAAGCCGTGGTGGAGACTTTGACCATCAAGTGCAAGCGTGCCCTGAAGCAGGCGGGTCTCAAGCGTCTGGTGATCGCTGGTGGCGTCAGCGCCAACAAGGCTTTGCGCGTTTCCCTGGAAAAAATGCTTGGCGACATGAAGGGCGACGTTTACTACGCACGTCCGGAGTTCTGCACCGATAACGGCGCAATGATCGCTTTTGCAGGGTGTCAGCGGTTACAGGCTGGTCAGCAGGAAAGTCTGGCGATCAGCGTGCAGGCGCGCTGGCCGATGGAGCAGTTGTCGCCTTTGTAA
- the plsY gene encoding glycerol-3-phosphate 1-O-acyltransferase PlsY encodes MFWLLAILAYLLGSLSFAILLSRLTGNPDPRMSGSGNAGATNMLRLAGKKLAVLTLLGDLCKGLLPVLAAGLAGLSVQQQAWVGVYAVIGHLFPLYFRFRGGKGVATAAGMLLGLYPPAALLAIGAWLLTFYLTRTSSLAALIATPLTLPLLAWQEPGALLPMSALTALIVWRHRGNLRDLFAGRERHF; translated from the coding sequence ATGTTTTGGTTACTGGCGATCCTCGCCTACCTGCTTGGCTCTCTGTCCTTTGCCATTTTGCTCAGCCGCCTGACCGGTAACCCCGATCCGCGAATGAGTGGCTCGGGCAATGCCGGCGCCACCAACATGTTACGCCTTGCCGGCAAAAAACTCGCCGTCCTGACCTTGCTCGGCGACCTCTGCAAAGGCCTGCTGCCCGTGTTGGCCGCAGGGCTTGCAGGCCTCTCTGTGCAGCAACAGGCCTGGGTCGGCGTCTATGCCGTCATCGGCCATCTGTTTCCGCTGTACTTCCGCTTTCGCGGCGGTAAAGGTGTTGCAACGGCGGCCGGCATGCTGCTGGGGCTTTATCCACCGGCAGCGCTTCTGGCTATCGGCGCCTGGCTGTTGACCTTCTACCTCACCCGCACCAGCTCGCTGGCCGCCCTGATCGCCACGCCCCTGACCCTGCCACTGCTGGCCTGGCAGGAGCCGGGGGCATTGCTGCCCATGAGCGCGCTGACAGCACTGATCGTCTGGCGCCATCGCGGCAATCTACGCGACCTGTTTGCCGGGCGCGAACGGCATTTTTAA
- the folB gene encoding dihydroneopterin aldolase produces MDRVFIEGLEVDTVIGAYDWERGIRQCLRLDLSFAWDNRPAAAGDDLTLALDYASVTARIQVFAEQAQYQLVETFAEHLAEVLMSEFKITWLRLKLTKPGAIPAATGVGVEIERGCR; encoded by the coding sequence TTGGACAGAGTGTTTATCGAGGGCCTGGAAGTCGACACGGTGATCGGTGCCTACGACTGGGAGCGAGGCATCCGTCAGTGCCTGCGTCTTGATCTGAGTTTCGCCTGGGACAATCGCCCGGCAGCGGCGGGTGATGACCTGACACTGGCGCTCGACTACGCCAGCGTGACGGCACGTATTCAGGTGTTCGCCGAGCAGGCGCAGTACCAGCTGGTTGAAACCTTTGCCGAGCATCTGGCCGAAGTCTTGATGAGTGAATTCAAGATTACCTGGCTGCGCCTCAAGCTGACCAAGCCGGGGGCTATCCCGGCGGCAACGGGCGTGGGCG